In Verrucomicrobiales bacterium, the genomic stretch TGATCAACCTTCCCGCAATGGCCGCACAGATCGTTCACCGCAAGGAAAGCCACCAAGCATGAGAGGGTGCGGGTAGCCCTCCGCTCACCTCACGCTAGCCTGGACCAGGGACGGGGTTGTCGGAAGGTATTGCTTGAGGTTGACGAATCGTTCGGCTCGTTCGCGGATAATACGGTGCACCTTGTTGGCGTCGAAACCGAGCTTGCGGTAATACGTCAGCCCGGCATTCCACATCACATAAAGATCAAAGTCCCGGGGATTGCGGCCGGTTTCCTGCTGAAAGCGGGTCATCAAGAACCGCAAATGCTGCCGGGCCACTTCACCCGAAAGCCAGGGGTTACGGTAATTCTGGGACCGGGAGTAGGTTCGCCATACCTTCGGCAGGATCTGATAGCGGCTAACCTCGCCCGCCTCGCCTACGGCAGCATCGTTTCCCCCGGATTCGATCAAGCTGAGAGCTTCCAAATCGGAAAGCCCGGCCTGACAACTCAGAATACCTGCGGAAAGCAGTGCGATGAGTGATCTCATAGAGTAGAGCATGTAAGTTTCGTCATTTTCTGCTGGCGAACACCCGCACTCCCTTGCCCGATTTCCCCCACTCCATCTTCCCGTCGAACTCAATGCCTATTCCCATCCCCAATCGCCAACATCACGGCACCAAGACCGAAGGGCGCATACTGAAGCAGGGGGCCGACAAGATTTGAAGCGTTTCTTTTGTCTAATTTCGTTCAAGAGTTGGTTTCCATCCTCAATAAGCAAGACCCGAGCCGATTGAGATCGTCCGAAATTGAGATTAACCTCACTCTAAGAATGCATCATTCTTGAAATCTGTGACGGTAAAGTGGTGAAATTTGGAGTGAGTCGTCTCAGTGCCGCGACAGCTTCTGACTGTCCCCGAGGCAAAAAACGAGCCCGGGCAACGTTCATTGCCGGGCGGCCAGCGCCTTACTAACTGGGTGTAGCTTTTCGACCAATCCGGCGATCGGTGCGTGTTCTTACCGATGACTACCGGTCGAGCCCCCTGATAAATTCTAAAGTGCTCTATTGCAGTTCATCCCTGAGCCGGGGTAGTTATCGGCTTGGCGCGGAAGGGAATCCCGATGGAGGTTTTCCGTTTCTTGCCGACATAATCTCTTATGAGCGAAGTACTAGTCATAGGGCACCGGAACCCCGACACGGATGCGATTTGCTCGGCCATCGGCTACGCCGAGTACAAGCGGCGTACCGGCATGCTGGAGGCGGTTGCCGCGCGATGCGGGGATACAAACGACCGGATCGACTTCGTTCTCAACACCTTCGGCGTTCCGCCGCCCCGGTTCATTGCGGATGTTTCCCCCAAGGTCCGTGACGTGATGGCCACCCAAGTCGTCAGCGTGCCTACGAAGGCCACCGCGGCTGAAGCGATGTCGGTCATGGAAACCAACAACATCCGGGTGCTCCCGGTGTTGAACGACGACAGCAGCTGCGCTGGGCTGGTCTCCGTGTTCAAGATGAACAAGTTTTTCTTTCCGGTGCGTAACCGTCTTTTCGATTCCCGACGAGTGCAAGCCAGCATGAAGAACATGGCCGAGACCCTGAACGCGAAGGTCTTGGTGGGAAAGGACATGGATACCGAGGAGGATTTGATTCTCATGGTCGGAGCCATGAATCTAGAATCCTTCGCTCAAAGGCTCAAACAATACCCAGCCGACCGGTTGATCGTCCTCGTGGGGGATCGCCTCGAAATTCAAGATCGTGCCATCCGCGAAGGAGTTCGGGCCTTGATCGTGACCGGCGACCTGCCGATCTCGCAGGCCATGGAGGACTACGCACGCAAGCAGCAGGTCACCCTGCTCATCTCTCCGCACGACTCCGTCACCTCGGCGATGCTGTGCCGTGCGGCCATCGCGGTGCATCACATGATGCACGAGAACCTGCTTTTTCTCTTCGAGGACGATCCACTGGACAAGACGGCGAAGCGGGCGATGGCCTCGCAGTTCCTGGGCTTTCCCGTCTTGAATGCCGAGCAGCGGATGGTCGGCTTTTTGTCCAAAACCGATTTTCTCAAGAAGGTGGATCGCCGGTTGATTCTGGTGGATCACAACGAGCTTTCTCAAGCGGTGCCTGGCGCGGAGAACATGGAGATCATCGAAGTGATCGACCATCATCGCATCGGATCTTTAGCCACTCAGCAACCCATCCTGTTCCGGAACGAGCCGGTGGGTTCCACGAGCACGATTGTGGCGGACTATTTCTTCCGGGACGGGGTCGAGCTACCTAAATCCATCGCCGGGCTACTGCTGGCCGGTCTGGTCACCGACACCTTAAATCTGACCTCGCCCACCACCACTCCCAAGGATCGGGACATTCTCCGGAGGCTTGAGAGCGTCAGCGGCATCAACGCCCGCCAGTTTACCGAGAGCCTGTTTGCCACCGGTTCTGTTCTCGTTTCCAAACCAGCCTCGCAGGCGATCACCGCCGACTGCAAGGAATACACCGAACTGGGGGAGACCTTCAGCGTCGCGCAGATCGAAGAGATCGGCTTCGAGCAGTTCTGGAAACGCAAGCTGGAGGTCCTTCATGCCCTCAGTGACTACCGGCTGCAGAAGGGCTATTTATTCGCCGCCCTGCTGGTCACCGATGTTGACCTGCAGACCTCACTACTTTTAATCGCGGGGAGTCTGGATTTTCGCGACCAGATCGACTATGTTGAGAGCGACACGTATGCCGAGCTGGACTGTGCCATCTACGAGCTCCCTGGGATTGTGTCCCGCAAGAAGCAGCTCCTTCCGTATCTTACCCACTGCCTCAAAAAAATGGATGCCTAACAGGCTGGATTTCCGTACCGAGAACCATTCAGTATCCCCCTATGAAATTCATATTAACCACGCACAACGTGACCCTCACCAAGGCGATCGAAGATCATATTCTGGCACGCATCGACAAGCTCGAGCATTATGACCGCTGGGCGGTCGACGCGCGGGTGTCGCTGGAACATGATCATACGCGCACGCCGGAGCGGGCCTTCACGTGCTCCATTCGACTTGGCGTGCGTGGGCCAGATCTCTTTGCCACGGACTCCGAGGAAGATTTGTACGCCGCCATCGACAAGGCTGCCAAAAAGATTGAGCAGCAGATCCGCAAGCGGCATGGGAAGGCGAAAGCCCGGAAGCATACCGATGCTTCCCGCTCCAAACGGAGCCGCCAGGAAGCTGACCTGTAGTCCGGAGACCGATGTTGCTCAGAGCGCGCGTTGTCTTTCCGGTAGGGTCACCTCCGATCGAGAACGGTGCTGTCCGGATCGGTGAGGGGCGTATTCTGGAGGTGGGTCGGTCCGATACAATTCGGCCGACCGCAGGGGCGTCGTGTGTTGATCTTGGGGAGACTATCCTCCTCCCGGGTCTGATCAATGCTCATTGCCACCTGGATCTCACCCTTCTGGCCCGGCATATCCCCCCACCCTCGAGCTTTACCGATTGGGTCAAGCAACTCATCAGCCTGAAAGCGGGGTGGAGCTATACCGACTTCGCACAGTCGTGGCTCACCGGAATGCACCAGCTGATCGAGTCCGGAACCACCACCGTCGGCGACATTGTCACTGTTCCTGAATTGCTCCCTGACGTACTCCCGGTGCTCCCACTGCGGATCACCACCTTCCGGGAAATCATCAGCATTCGCAACCGCGGGCAACCCGACGCCCTGGTCGAGTCCGCCGCTCGAGATCTCGAGAGCGTCACCGCCCCCCTTCGCCACGCCGGATTGTCACCGCATGCTCCTTACTCCACCTATCAAGACCTCGTGGCCAGGGCGGCAGCGGAGTGCCGGAGTCGGGGTTGGCGATGGTCCATGCATCTAGCGGAGTCCATTGAGGAACAGTCGATGTTCCGCGAGTGCACCGGCCCACTGTTTCATTGGCTGAAATCGCAGCGCGACATGAGCGACTGTGGCGGAGTGTCGCCATTCGAATGGCTGGAAGCTACACAGGCTCTCAGCCCGGAGCTGCTCCTTGCCCACGTGAACCTTGTCAACGAAGCGGAGATCAGGCGGCTGGCAACATCGGGTGCTCAGGTGGTCCATTGCCCGCGCAGTCATGACTACTTCCAACATCCTCCATTCCCCTATCACGAGTTAGTCCAGGCAGGTGTCCGTATCTGTCTCGGCACGGACAGCCTAGTCAGCGTCCGTTCCTCTCGCGGCCAACTGCCCACGCTGAGCCTCTTCGCCGAGATGGCCGCATTCGCTCACGCCCATCCAGAGGTCAAACCGAACCGAATCGTGGAACATGCGACTCGCGATGGTGCCCTAGGTTTGGGTTGGAATGACACGGGGGTCTTGGCACCCCGGCTGTCCGCCGACTTGATCACCATTCCCTGGTCGGGCAGCACACGCCAAGCGGCCGAGGCGATCGTCCACCATGAGGGCCCGGTTATCTCCAGTATGGTCGAAGGACAGTGGATCCAAGGTCCGCTCCTATGATCACTCCTCCCTGCCCCTCAACGAGCCGGGTCGTATGGATCACCGGTGCCTCGGGCGGCCTGGGGCGACAGCTGGTGAAGCAGTTCCGGTCGCAGGGCGATATCGTCATCGCGGGTTTCCGAACCCGTCATGACTTCCGCGAGGACACCCACTTGGCAGCCGTTCGTCTTGACGTTACCCAGGCAGCATCGGTCCAGACAGCCTACGAAACGATCCTCGCACGCTGGCAACGCGTGGATATCCTGATCAACAATGCCGGCATCGCACGTGATCGGCTCTTGGCGCAGATGACAGAAGCCGAGTGGGACGAGGTCATGGAGGTCAATCTACGAGGGGCGTTTCTCTGCAGCCGCACGGTCGTCGAGAGTTTTGCGGCCCGACGCTCAGGACAGATCGTGAACATCGGAAGTTTCGCCGCCAAACGAGGCCATTCCGGCCAAGCCAATTATGCCGCAACCAAAGCCGGATTGCTTGGATTCACTCAGTCTTTAGCCCAGGAGTTAGGACCGCATCAAGTGCAGGTCAACGCGGTCTTGCCCGGAGTTCTGCCGACCGGCATGACGGCCGAACTGAGCGCGGAACGGCTTGCCGGTCTCGCCGCGGAGAACGTCCTAGGAAGGCTCAACGATCTGGAGGAGGTCGCCCGCTTCATCGGGTTCCTCACCACGCTCAAGAACGTGTCGGGACAGATCTTCCAGCTGGATAGCCGAATCAGCCGGTGGGTTTAGCTGATCACTCCCGTATGGAGTTCCTGCTTCAGCAGGTCGGGCACGCCATCTCACTTTGAGGCCGCCTCCGCCTAAAGGCGGAACTCCGTACCCAGGACGAAGCCTTCGGGGCATGGAGTTCCTGCTTTAGCAGGTCGGGCACGCCATCTCACTTTGAGGCCGCCTCCGCCTAAAGGCGGAACTCCGTACCAAGGACGAAGCCTTCGGGGCATGGAGTTCCTGCTTTAGCAGGTCGGGCGCGCGATCTCACCTTCAGGCCGCCTCCGCCTAAAGGCGGACGAATGAACTATAAACTTCATCGGATCGTTGCGCGATCAACTACGTGCCAAGGACGGCCAGCTCGGCAGCGAATAAATCCTTCGCCTTCGCCTTGGCATCCGCCAATGACACCTCACCCTTGTCGAGCTTCGCCAAGAGCGCCTTTTGAGCCAAGTAATCCTTGTTGATCACCCCAGCTTTGCTCTGTAGCACGCGCCACGCTTTACGGCGCTCCACCGCGAAGAGCACCATCTGACGACTCACCGCAAAGAACTTCATCTTCCCCCCCTGCTCGGCCTTGATGTAGCAGCCAAAGTTAGCCACGTGGCTCCGATGTTTAGGATCGAAGACGCGACGATGAATCACATCGTCCTGGGTAATGAGTAAAAGCATGTCGTCCAGGAGTAACAATCCGGCGGCCTCCTCAGCCGTGATGCTCTTGACGTGCTTACGGAACCGTCCTTCGGTGATGGCCCAGTGCGCGACACTGAAGTTGTATTCCTCGCCGTTGCTGGCGTATTTAGTGCGCCACCAATCCCGGTCCATACTGGGATTTCCCTTAAGGTCGAGGGCTTCCTGACTAGTCTCGCCCCGTCGCGGGTTGAAGACGAATTCCGGCATCCCACGCGCATCGCGAACCAGCTTCGCCTGATCTGCGCTCATGTTGTCGCCCACCCCATGCTCCGGCTGGCAGGTGGTGTAGCTCTGGAAGAAGGCGGTGCCGCGATACTCCAATCCATCAAGCAGCGCCTTGTAGAGCTTGGCAGCATTGGCCATGGAAACCTGGGCGACGAATGGGGATCCATGTCCGCTGGTGAAAGCCTCGGCCACGTTCTTCTTCTCGATCAGCTTGCCTTGGGAGGCAGCCCCGAACTGATTCATATCGTAGCCGCCCAGCATGGTGGATGAATCCGAGTTCTGACCGCCGGTGTTGGAGTAGACCTGGGTATCCAGCATCAGGATCTTCACGTTGGGCCGGTTCTGCAGAACCACTTTGGAAACATTCTGGAAGCCGATGTCTCCCAGCGCCCCGTCGCCGCCCACCACCCACATCTTCGGCAACTCGCGGATCTCCTGCTCCGTCATGGTCGCGTCGTCCAAGTGGGTGAGCGCGAAATATTCAGCCTCGGAGGCAACGTTCGCCTCTCGGTCCAACAAAGCGTCGGCCAGTCGCTCAGGAACCACCGAGCGCCGAGAGTGCGTCAAAATCAAGGACTCGGCCAACAGCCAAGAAATGGTGGCCCCATCCTGAAACAAGGAATTCATCCAAGGATACGGATGCGGATTCGATGGAGGGGTTGACCCATAGACGGTGTTACATCCCGTGCTCGCCCCCATCATCATGACCGACATGCCGTTTGTCCGGCGTCCATCCACAGCCTGCAATTCCCGGTGATTGAACGCATCCTGTCGGAGTAAGGCGACCATCCCTCCAACGATTTCACCATCGGTGATCGGTCCATGCTTGGCCTCGTAATCCGAGATTCGATGGTTGGTGTCTTGCTCGTTCTCACCGCCAAGGCCCACCACCACATGAGCAAACGTTTTACGGAAGAGTTGGTATTCCGACTCCGACCGCGCCTTGAGGGAGGCCAACTTGGCAGCCCCCTCCTTCTCGAGGCGATCCGCCTTCGCACGCAGTCGATCCGCCTTGCGATGGTAGAGTGGACGCATGTAGGCCTCGGTGACACTGGCACAGGCCCGGAGAATGCTTTTCTCCCCACAGCCCGCACATGCGCCATCGCCGGAGACCAGGGCTTCGTAGTTGCGCCGCACCATCAGATGGTTCCGCAATGCCGCATCGCGAGAATTCGCGGCGTCGGCATCGTTGTAGAGTCCCAAGAACTTTTGCGGGGTGTCGGGAAGCAAGCGGGAAAAGATTTGTGCTGTCGTAAGATCAGCATTGAGTTCCTCCGTCTCAGTGGTCATGCGCAAGGCATCGTGATCACCGCAGACCTGAACGCATTCGCCACATCCCTTGCAAAGATCGCTGACAAAGATCGAGAACACCCCGCCGGCACCGGGCGTCTTCTGCTCCAGGGACCGGAAGATCGCAGGAACGTTGCTATAGGCGAGCGGTAGCTTCTCAATGATTCCGGTGAACTCCGACTTCGTTTGAGCCGTGAGGCCAGACAGCGCCTGAACCTCCTCGCCAATGATTTCTTTCAATGGACGGTTGGTCTTGGCTTTGACCGATTCCGTCATTTTGGCTCGAGCCCGGGCTTCCACACCTGGAAGCTCGTTCATCAGCAGACGGCGTTCGGCGGCGTCGGAAACATAGTTGACTGCAGCGGTCTTGAGGATCGTGGACACATCCTGAGCCGAGTTCGGCAGCGCGGTGTCCGGACAGGCGGTGATGCATTCCATGCATTGAGTGCAGTTCTCAGCGATGTACACCGGCGTCTCACGTCGCGCGTTATACTTGGATTGGGTCGCTCCAGTGCCCGGTCCCATGACCCCGACCGATGCCAGCGCTCCCGCCGGCTGATGGTACCCCAACCCGTTGCGAAACTCGGAATCAAACTTGGCCAGTCTCTGAAAAGGCGCGCGCACCCCCTGAGCTACCGGCGTTGGCAACCCGCCGCATGTGGTCCCGCAACCAGCCGTGGGCAACAAATGCTGTTCCCCCAACGGCGCCACCGGCGGATTGCGCATGGAGGATCGATCGGCTGCCCCAAACTCGCCATACTTGATTTCCTGGACGCGCGCGAACCCTTGCTCCATGACTTCCATGTTCGATGTCACGACCGCATCGCCAAAGCGTCCAAACTTCTTTTGATACTGCTTCTGCACACTTTCGTGAAACTTCTCCTCGGTGATACCGAACTCCTGCAGGAAGGGACTCACCCGGAAGAAGGCACCCAGGAACGAATTGCCCTGCATCCGCAGTTGAAGCTCGGGCTTGTTGGTGGCTTTCCGGGCAATATCGAATCCCGGGAGGATGAACACATGGATGTTGTTGTCCTTAACGAACTGCCGGTACTTCGACGGAATGCGCGTCCAGGCTGTTTCAGCGGTATCGCTCGATTCCCACACAAAGCTGCCGCCCTTTTTGAGTCCTTCGAGCGGATTGGTATGAGTGAACGCCTTGGGATCGCAGCACAGCACCACATCCACGTGGTTCAACTCGCAATTCACCTTGATGCGCTGCGGAGCGACGGTCAGGTAATAGTTGGTGGGGGCGCCCTTCTTTTCAGACCCGTACTTGGGGTTCGCCATGACATAGAGCTTCTCCACGAGAAACCCGTCATCGTCGCGGACCGCGTCGCGTTCGGTAATGTATTCCCCGAAGTCACCCACCAGTTCTCCCAGGTTCTTTCCGGTGGTGATCATTCCCCATCCGCCGATCGAGTGGAACCGCACCGCAATGGCCCCCTCCGGAAGCAGCGACGGCGTATCTTTGCTGATCACCGCATAGGGGTGGTTCACGCCGAGAACAAAAAAGGTCTCGCCATCGGCGGCACTGCGCCCGTCCGTCCGCTTGGTCTGGCCGATGGCGAATTCGTAGGCCCCGAGCGTGTGCTCGGGACGGAAATCGCGCGACCCAATGCCATAGGCGCCACGGAAAAGCCGGGGGGTCTCCTCCGGCTTGAGCGCCGGTAGGGACCCGCCGAACTTGGCAGCCTCGTTGGCTTTGCCGAGCGCTACTCGGATGTCCCGCGCCAGCGGATTGTCGCCGGAGAGGCCTTCATCGGTACGTTCGAGAATGATGACATTCTTGCGTCCGCGGAGCGCCTGAATAATGGCCGCCTCGGGGAAGGGCCGGATGATGTTGATATGAATCGATCCAACCTTGGCGTTGCGTTGCTCGCGGAGATAGTCGCAAGCCGCCTCGATGTTGTCCGCCGCGCAACCTAAGGAAATGAAAACCGTATCGGCATCCTCGGTTTTGTATTCGCTGAGCGGGCCATAGAAGCGTCCGGTGAGCCGACCGAATTCCGAGTAAGCTTGCTCCAGGAAGCCCAGGATGGGCTCATTAAAATTGTTCCGCCGAGCCACGACCCCGTTCATATGATGCTCTTGGTTCTGCACCGGACCGAGCAAGAGAGGGTTCTTCAGATCCATCATCTGCGGAAGCCGTCGGCGCGTGGGCCCGAACAGCTCGCGCTGGGCTGGGGTCGGACACTCAATCTCATCATCGGGTGCACCCAGGAACTCGCGCAGCAATTCCGCCTCCGGCGCCAGGTACATGCGCTCCGAGTGAGTCGTCAACATGCCATCCTGAATGTTCATGCCAGGGTTGAGCGACAACTCACAAACCTTGCGTAGAATCACCGCCTGATCAGCTGCCTGCTGCGCGTCTTTCGACATGAGCATGATCCAGCCAGTGTCCAAGGCGGCGTAGAAGTCGTCATGACCGCAATGCACATTGAGGGCGTGCTTGGTGAGAGCGCGCGCACCTACCTCGAGAACCATCGTCGAAAACTTGCCGGGAGCGTGGTAATACTGCTCCATCGCGTAAACGATCCCCTGGCCTGAGGTAAAGTTCACCGTGCGACGGCCCGTGACCGCAAACGCGGTGGCACCGCCTTGCGCTGCGTGCTCACCTTCCGTCTCCACGGCAATCTTCTGCGCCCCCCAGACGTTCAATTCCCCGTGCGCATAGGAAGACTGGTAGATCTCGCCACCTTCAGTGGAGGGCGTGATCGGATAAAACACACCGCCTTCGGTGATCCGTGTCTCCACATGCTGAGCCACCAGCTGATTGCCGTTGCAGGTCACTCGCACGCCGGGATACTTGGGTTTATGGCGCGCGGTATTGGGCTTGGGGTTGGAGGTGGAATTAGACGAGGGTGAGGAGCCGGAGTTGGCGTTCGGTTTTGTAGCAGCATTTCCAGTCATAACAAGAAACAGCCTTTCCCAAAAACCCCGTCCAAGCGCGAACTCGATGTGATCCCGTGCTCGACGCAGGGTGTAAAGTCAATCTAGGGATTCATCCCGAAGAAACAATGGAAAAGAATCCGGAAGGAGGTCCGCCAACCACGACAAAGTTCCGAAATCCCGGGCAAAATCGAGCACCGGCAACAACGGGAGAATGCTCAGCAAGAAAGGGAGACCCGCTCAGGCTGAGGAGGTTCTGCGATGTCCTAGCCTAGTGGGGACCACCCTATGGACCGCGGTGGCACGACACCGCTGTTCCTTCACGCCGCCCGATGCTCTCCCACTCACGGGTCCGGTTCGTAATCCGTGTCATCCGCGTAATCCGTGGTCCACTTCTGGCTAGGGTTTCTGTAGTCGGTAATACCTGGCTGAAGAGCCTGCCGGAATCAGCCGAGGATTCGTCGACCCATCGGCAACATTCTTCCAATCTGGACGTGAGAGTTGCAGAGTTTCCTGAAGCACATAACCGGGGGCGTTAGGAACCCAGCTAAGCCTCACCCGACCTTCGGGCGCGAGTGCCACGCTGAGCACCGGACCGGTTTGGTCCTGTGATGTCGCGAGAAGTGCCCAAAAACCTCCGACGAGGGAATAATCCCCGCCGGCCAGGGTGGTCCCCGGATCCGGTTGTCCAATCGTTCCACTCAACGAATAGAC encodes the following:
- a CDS encoding putative manganese-dependent inorganic diphosphatase, translating into MSEVLVIGHRNPDTDAICSAIGYAEYKRRTGMLEAVAARCGDTNDRIDFVLNTFGVPPPRFIADVSPKVRDVMATQVVSVPTKATAAEAMSVMETNNIRVLPVLNDDSSCAGLVSVFKMNKFFFPVRNRLFDSRRVQASMKNMAETLNAKVLVGKDMDTEEDLILMVGAMNLESFAQRLKQYPADRLIVLVGDRLEIQDRAIREGVRALIVTGDLPISQAMEDYARKQQVTLLISPHDSVTSAMLCRAAIAVHHMMHENLLFLFEDDPLDKTAKRAMASQFLGFPVLNAEQRMVGFLSKTDFLKKVDRRLILVDHNELSQAVPGAENMEIIEVIDHHRIGSLATQQPILFRNEPVGSTSTIVADYFFRDGVELPKSIAGLLLAGLVTDTLNLTSPTTTPKDRDILRRLESVSGINARQFTESLFATGSVLVSKPASQAITADCKEYTELGETFSVAQIEEIGFEQFWKRKLEVLHALSDYRLQKGYLFAALLVTDVDLQTSLLLIAGSLDFRDQIDYVESDTYAELDCAIYELPGIVSRKKQLLPYLTHCLKKMDA
- the raiA gene encoding ribosome-associated translation inhibitor RaiA, with product MKFILTTHNVTLTKAIEDHILARIDKLEHYDRWAVDARVSLEHDHTRTPERAFTCSIRLGVRGPDLFATDSEEDLYAAIDKAAKKIEQQIRKRHGKAKARKHTDASRSKRSRQEADL
- a CDS encoding amidohydrolase family protein, with the translated sequence MLLRARVVFPVGSPPIENGAVRIGEGRILEVGRSDTIRPTAGASCVDLGETILLPGLINAHCHLDLTLLARHIPPPSSFTDWVKQLISLKAGWSYTDFAQSWLTGMHQLIESGTTTVGDIVTVPELLPDVLPVLPLRITTFREIISIRNRGQPDALVESAARDLESVTAPLRHAGLSPHAPYSTYQDLVARAAAECRSRGWRWSMHLAESIEEQSMFRECTGPLFHWLKSQRDMSDCGGVSPFEWLEATQALSPELLLAHVNLVNEAEIRRLATSGAQVVHCPRSHDYFQHPPFPYHELVQAGVRICLGTDSLVSVRSSRGQLPTLSLFAEMAAFAHAHPEVKPNRIVEHATRDGALGLGWNDTGVLAPRLSADLITIPWSGSTRQAAEAIVHHEGPVISSMVEGQWIQGPLL
- a CDS encoding SDR family NAD(P)-dependent oxidoreductase, encoding MITPPCPSTSRVVWITGASGGLGRQLVKQFRSQGDIVIAGFRTRHDFREDTHLAAVRLDVTQAASVQTAYETILARWQRVDILINNAGIARDRLLAQMTEAEWDEVMEVNLRGAFLCSRTVVESFAARRSGQIVNIGSFAAKRGHSGQANYAATKAGLLGFTQSLAQELGPHQVQVNAVLPGVLPTGMTAELSAERLAGLAAENVLGRLNDLEEVARFIGFLTTLKNVSGQIFQLDSRISRWV
- a CDS encoding 2-oxoacid:acceptor oxidoreductase family protein, giving the protein MTGNAATKPNANSGSSPSSNSTSNPKPNTARHKPKYPGVRVTCNGNQLVAQHVETRITEGGVFYPITPSTEGGEIYQSSYAHGELNVWGAQKIAVETEGEHAAQGGATAFAVTGRRTVNFTSGQGIVYAMEQYYHAPGKFSTMVLEVGARALTKHALNVHCGHDDFYAALDTGWIMLMSKDAQQAADQAVILRKVCELSLNPGMNIQDGMLTTHSERMYLAPEAELLREFLGAPDDEIECPTPAQRELFGPTRRRLPQMMDLKNPLLLGPVQNQEHHMNGVVARRNNFNEPILGFLEQAYSEFGRLTGRFYGPLSEYKTEDADTVFISLGCAADNIEAACDYLREQRNAKVGSIHINIIRPFPEAAIIQALRGRKNVIILERTDEGLSGDNPLARDIRVALGKANEAAKFGGSLPALKPEETPRLFRGAYGIGSRDFRPEHTLGAYEFAIGQTKRTDGRSAADGETFFVLGVNHPYAVISKDTPSLLPEGAIAVRFHSIGGWGMITTGKNLGELVGDFGEYITERDAVRDDDGFLVEKLYVMANPKYGSEKKGAPTNYYLTVAPQRIKVNCELNHVDVVLCCDPKAFTHTNPLEGLKKGGSFVWESSDTAETAWTRIPSKYRQFVKDNNIHVFILPGFDIARKATNKPELQLRMQGNSFLGAFFRVSPFLQEFGITEEKFHESVQKQYQKKFGRFGDAVVTSNMEVMEQGFARVQEIKYGEFGAADRSSMRNPPVAPLGEQHLLPTAGCGTTCGGLPTPVAQGVRAPFQRLAKFDSEFRNGLGYHQPAGALASVGVMGPGTGATQSKYNARRETPVYIAENCTQCMECITACPDTALPNSAQDVSTILKTAAVNYVSDAAERRLLMNELPGVEARARAKMTESVKAKTNRPLKEIIGEEVQALSGLTAQTKSEFTGIIEKLPLAYSNVPAIFRSLEQKTPGAGGVFSIFVSDLCKGCGECVQVCGDHDALRMTTETEELNADLTTAQIFSRLLPDTPQKFLGLYNDADAANSRDAALRNHLMVRRNYEALVSGDGACAGCGEKSILRACASVTEAYMRPLYHRKADRLRAKADRLEKEGAAKLASLKARSESEYQLFRKTFAHVVVGLGGENEQDTNHRISDYEAKHGPITDGEIVGGMVALLRQDAFNHRELQAVDGRRTNGMSVMMMGASTGCNTVYGSTPPSNPHPYPWMNSLFQDGATISWLLAESLILTHSRRSVVPERLADALLDREANVASEAEYFALTHLDDATMTEQEIRELPKMWVVGGDGALGDIGFQNVSKVVLQNRPNVKILMLDTQVYSNTGGQNSDSSTMLGGYDMNQFGAASQGKLIEKKNVAEAFTSGHGSPFVAQVSMANAAKLYKALLDGLEYRGTAFFQSYTTCQPEHGVGDNMSADQAKLVRDARGMPEFVFNPRRGETSQEALDLKGNPSMDRDWWRTKYASNGEEYNFSVAHWAITEGRFRKHVKSITAEEAAGLLLLDDMLLLITQDDVIHRRVFDPKHRSHVANFGCYIKAEQGGKMKFFAVSRQMVLFAVERRKAWRVLQSKAGVINKDYLAQKALLAKLDKGEVSLADAKAKAKDLFAAELAVLGT